A single Osmerus mordax isolate fOsmMor3 chromosome 7, fOsmMor3.pri, whole genome shotgun sequence DNA region contains:
- the baz2a gene encoding bromodomain adjacent to zinc finger domain protein 2A: MEANNHFNYGSHSVSSNSGLKLSSGDSPYTNGSSMSFPQQGKNINGEMNVNGVTTVIGSSVPGSHPPTAPYPHMSNHHHQGSMGYDYGLWAGQPQYSPTMSSPSGHGIHQKQPPPGVMQQQTQHHFQGHGQYQLNGGMGGSRQPPVAAPPNVTLSGNQYWNRGNPGQQQMGYNSHGVYGAYQSQVHPGIAPSQHHQQQSLQSPPHQQTQQHLHPHHHPHHHHQQHQQQPQHYGMVPNGMPYYQHQPQHPPLPAPQPQAPPPSQPQTQSQMMPPTSQNFTPPRGSPQHHNLGRGGNGSPLPMGVSSVPMMSPSAVPDGGSPQSQTSERSPHGTNVGMPPVMQGRISEYKESDKSYNGMERSSVSQRLPKCDSYPSQPPGPLTGPTSDYCQPVTQRLEVASSSRDPVMTAPPHSMSSPPSAVSAPPPVLVTSSVATTPPRVSASGPPQPSPGPPVVLSPVAVSTPPRNSTPPVVSSALSPSAPHRLSSPPLVVQGLRRSPVSGSQMSPTGSTHPSVVSPPSSVCASPTKSSAPPPLMEKASRPSTISTPHSLTALSSVTSMYLPSAVVSSFTTTSVPPLSVSAPISALQQMVQGSRPPPLTPCPPAVTGSSRERLGPPSVCGPLSSVTATSCGPPSTGSAPPSSVSAPHMSGPLTPLAVSMSPLSVRAPFDSVPTPPQALSPPLVSSPNAALTSSPKAVSFPPSTAYGPRTMPVSGPPPLTSPARVSPVSRPPALMSALPPAVTAPLQAHISASSAPPTPQQCPKMSLLETERHGIRNKGGFSIGPIGGPGERMAQDEPDRDMVMMSSKIDATEAQSKTHSSKYFPMTPQQSKSSPRSTGYVDRNPPTVFTETDTDLKQSLDDTCETGKSVDESFLAVSTCLNSTTMEDTSFTEKESTFYSSLDDTSRLDDPPGMNDTSGLDDDSCMDYSRFDDSSRLDDDDSSRLDDTSCMDSVSQMDDTSCTENRSQICDTTMYSSFSMVDSRDGVLDDTQADSSRAEETMDSCLSTKESMLESTVNNTSQIEDPQIESSQNEASLSSSFSPFKPAPGRREIDEEPEGRDIPDSAETINGNGIADAATVAPSSMVKKEALVALLVESPVVPLLLPTPADAPPPTGRKTKTPGKPRKPRAPSSSTPIPKVPGQVQRKPKTKSPKVDKVEKGKKKLEKEGLAEKEKGTGRKRKKSIKAEVTEPPGGITGEVVDGSFPGQEPIKTIVAASGETLPIVKPKKVKKAKKLEPKPAKIQKMETDTKTNEEDNDGDDSSTAGDTPRRRIATEEQVHFPLLHGWRREIRVKKTEDRLKGETWYYSPCGRRMKQFPEVIKYLNRHQDSLVTREHFSFSPRMPVGDFYEEKDTPEGVQWVLLANEEVPSMIMAITGRRGRPPNPDKEKPRSRVRRTKVGQVRRPGRPPKPKMVDLLSKVDARMLKKLEAKEALTDEDKEKLVKIKKKLKRKARMKRNEDAKNKKIKQEKKKAKLDKEKETKEPEGNAELVDQETPQAPQPTPQPAPDPKKPGRKKRVKAEVPVPVPETDQERLAQGKRVLGARSKAKALAKAQAEAEAAAQAALTAKRQAERRAQAQRRLEERKRQQMILDELKKPVEDMCLTDHQPLPELSRIPGLVLSGPAFSHCLTVVEFLHSYGKVLGLNIPSDVPSLSTLQEGLLGLGDSQGEVQDLLLKLVEAALHDPGLPPFYQSVKILGEKLVDLELTRSTVSEGARVFLEAHGFDTEVCTSLRTKTFHTLSPDTKAAILGFLVEELNGSNIVISEIDNTLENMATYRKNKWIIEGKLRKLKAALARRTGRSEEELCLEERRRSARVAEEENLSLEEGSPLERGSRRARKEEPKLSDSDSPSNATIPELERQIDKLTKRQVFFRKKLLQSSHSLRAVSLGQDRFRRRYWALPHLGGVLVEGPEEILVSEDILVADVPITLVKKEPKVEEKPTPITPPSSSPPPPAQSKTTSPEEDPLPGTASLMSSPRGRGRPRKIKPEVELHLRTAKIRRRRRSSKSGGEEGPAVTKDTNGTHDLTQAAFQNWLGQSQGAVTNGTSPTTGEPVEGRQAEDSVKEMAQKQGQWFNLLPKEPCDPNSLTEPQTPTSTSIPPKGPPQLPSHLPALAAPLLQSGPQLTGLNPDAPPNPQLDTIPPLQGNTTPPLTATPAPARPIRRRRRGSSPARRGGARGARGGAAKRRGRPPSTLFQEIEQQYFTQLVVKPIPASMVRGWWWIRDTEELALTLRAMHPRGIREKVLHKHLAKHMDYLTDMCTRTVNDPVFQVKVEEGDALLEALQQPWQVQERSLETDISALRWVEDLEQRVITADLHLKVAPQSGTDGNTETPAPVAGFQPYTAPEPDSTRDDLHYYEHDTDPRDDWIVRTKKEWSDLPRIATHPLDLAVLRLANLERNIDRRYLKEPLWNLAEVVRLAPLTPSPGEESHMDVMSLESEITPRLRTWRQALDRCRSAPQMCLCLLQLEKAIAWERSVVKVTCLLCRKGDNDEYLLLCDGCDRGCHMYCLRPKVTQVPEGDWFCPTCSSKEDDESQQTQRSSKHRTRVKKRRYEDGSSDEETAPRRGAGMTTRHKDGPPASSSSSRYSGDGGSGYSPAKRRRMTTRNQPDLTYCEIILMEMEAHADAWPFLEPVNPRLVPGYRRIIKTPMDFLTMRERLLQGGYCSCEEFAADAQLVFNNCELFNEDTSEVGMAGHSMRRFFENRWAEFYENKDK, from the exons ATGGAGGCAAATAACCATTTCAACTATGGCAGCCACTCTGTATCGTCAAACTCAGGACTGAAACTCTCCTCAGGGGATTCTCCCTACACTAACGGGTCCTCCATGAGCTTCCCTCAGCAAGGGAAAA ATATAAACGGTGAAATGAATGTGAATGGTGTCACTACTGTAATTGGGTCCAGTGTGCCTGGCTCCCACCCACCAACGGCTCCTTACCCTCATATGAGCAACCATCACCATCAGGGCAGCATGGGCTATGACTATGGACTGTGGGCAGGACAGCCACAGTACAGCCCAACCATGAGCTCTCCATCTGGGCATGGAATCCATCAGAAGCAGCCTCCTCCTGGAGTGATGCAACAACAGACCCAGCACCACTTCCAAGGTCATGGACAGTACCAACTAAATGGTGGCATGGGAGGGTCCCGTCAGCCCCCTGTGGCGGCCCCGCCTAATGTGACTCTGTCGGGGAATCAGTACTGGAACAGAGGTAACCCAGGGCAACAGCAGATGGGGTATAACTCTCATGGTGTGTATGGGGCCTACCAGAGTCAGGTGCACCCTGGGATTGCACCCTcacagcaccaccagcagcagtcCCTACAGTCTCCCCCTCACCAACAGACACAGCAGCACCTTCACCCTCACCATcaccctcaccatcatcaccagcagcaccagcagcaacCTCAGCATTATGGCATGGTGCCCAATGGGATGCCCTACTACCAGCATCAGCCGCAGCACCCACCCCTGCCTGCTCCCCAACCCCAGGCCCCACCCCCGTCGCAACCCCAGACGCAATCTCAAATGATGCCGCCAACCTCCCAGAATTTCACTCCCCCACGTGGCAGCCCCCAGCACCACAAtttggggagagggggcaacGGCAGCCCTCTCCCTATGGGGGTATCCTCTGTACCAATGATGTCACCCTCAGCAGTTCCGGATGGTGGGTCACCCCAGAGCCAGACCAGTGAGAGGAGTCCTCATGGCACCAATGTGGGGATGCCTCCTGTCATGCAAG GGAGGATAAGTGAGTATAAAGAATCAGATAAAAGCTACAATGGGATGGAGAGGTCATCTGTATCCCAGCGCCTGCCCAAATGTGACAGttacccctcccagccccctggaCCCCTGACTGGGCCCACCAGTGACTACTGCCAGCCAGTGACCCAGCGCCTTGAAGTGGCGTCCTCATCCCGGGATCCGGTCATGACCGCACCTCCCCACTCAATGTCGTCGCCTCCCTCGGCCGTGTCGGCTCCGCCTCCTGTGCTTGTTACATCGTCTGTGGCAACAACACCTCCAAGGGTGTCAGCTTCTGGTCCTCCTCAGCCTTCACCAGgacccccagtggttttatcccCTGTGGCTGTATCTACTCCTCCACGGAACTCAACACCTCCCGTGgtatcctctgctctctctccatctgcgcCACACAGGCTGTCCTCCCCTCCGTTGGTGGTCCAAGGCCTTAGGCGTTCCCCTGTATCTGGGTCTCAGATGTCCCCTACTGGATCCACTCATCCATCAGTagtgtctcccccctcttcagTGTGTGCATCCCCTACTAAATCTTCTGCACCTCCACCCTTGATGGAAAAAGCCAGTCGACCTTCAACAATATCTACACCCCATTCTCTCACAGCCCTTTCATCAGTGACCTCAATGTATTTACCATCTGCAGTGGTCTCTAGTTTTACCACGACATCGGTTCCCCCCCTCTCCGTTTCTGCACCGATCTCTGCTCTTCAGCAGATGGTCCAGGGATCCAGACCTCCTCCTCTGACGCCATGCCCTCCAGCTGTCACTGGATCTtcgagagagaggctgggacctCCATCAGTATGTGGGCCTCTGTCATCAGTGACGGCAACAAGTTGTGGACCTCCTTCAACAGGTTCTGCACCTCCCTCATCAGTGTCTGCCCCTCACATGTCCGGACCTTTAACTCCCTTAGCAGTGTCCATGTCTCCTTTATCTGTCAGAGCACCTTTTGACTCAGTGCCCACACCTCCtcaggctctctctcctccattagTCTCTTCGCCAAACGCCGCACTAACCTCATCTCCTAAGGCggtgtccttccctccttcaaCAGCCTATGGGCCTAGAACCATGCCTGTATCtggacctcctcctctcacatctCCTGCCagggtctctcctgtctccaggcCTCCTGCCTTGATGTCTGCTCTTCCTCCAGCAGTGACAGCTCCTCTTCAGGCCCATATTTCTGCTTCCTCTGCGCCCCCCACACCCCAACAATGCCCCAAAATGTCTCTCCTTGAGACAGAGCGTCATGGCATCAGGAATAAGGGTGGTTTTTCTATTGGACCTATTGGAGGACCAGGGGAAAGAATGGCTCAAGACGAGCCTGATAGGGATATGGTTATGATGTCATCAAAGATTGATGCTACTGAGGCTCAGAGTAAGACTCACTCAAGTAAGTATTTTCCCATGACTCCCCAGCAGTCAAAGAGCTCTCCCAGAAGCACAGGATATGTTGACAGAAACCCCCCCACAGTCTTTACAGAGACGGATACAGATCTGAAACAAAGCTTGGATGACACCTGTGAGACTGGGAAGTCGGTGGATGAGTCCTTCCTGGCGGTGTCCACATGTCTCAATAGCACCACAATGGAAGACACCAGTTTTACTGAGAAGGAATCAACTTTTTACTCGTCACTGGATGACACCTCGAGACTTGATGACCCCCCTGGCATGAATGACACCTCTGGTTTGGATGACGACTCATGTATGGATTACTCTCGATTTGACGATTCTTCTAGATTAGATGACGATGACTCTTCTCGCTTGGACGACACCTCTTGCATGGACAGTGTCTCTCAAATGGATGATACTTCTTGTACGGAGAATAGGTCACAAATATGTGACACCACAATGTATAGCAGTTTTTCCATGGTTGACTCCAGAGATGGTGTTCTGGATGATACCCAGGCGGACAGCTCTCGGGCTGAGGAGACCATGGACAGCTGCCTGAGCACCAAGGAGTCAATGCTGGAGTCCACTGTAAACAACACCTCCCAGATTGAAGACCCCCAGATTGAGTCATCGCAGAATGAGGCCTCCCTGTCAAGCTCCTTCAGCCCGTTCAAGCCTGCACCAGGCCGCAGAG AAATAGATGAGGAGCCAGAGGGTAGGGACATACCAGACTCTGCTGAAACCATCAATGGAAATGGCATTGCCGATGCTGCAACTGTGGCTCCCTCATCCATGGTCAAGAAGGAGGCTCTTGTAGCGCTCCTTGTGGAGAGCCCCGTTGTTCCCCTACTTCTGCCAACACCTGCTGATGCTCCGCCTCCCACTGGGAGAAAGACAAAAACTCCTGGAAAACCCCGGAAGCCCAGAGCTCCATCCTCCTCTACTCCAA TTCCTAAGGTTCCTGGGCAAGTCCAGAGAAAGCCCAAAACGAAATCTCCCAAGGTGGATAAGGTCGAGAAAGGGAAGAAGAAGCTTGAGAAAGAAGGGTTAgctgagaaggagaaaggaactGGTCGAAAACGAAAGAAGAGCATTAAAGCAGAAGTTACAGAGCCACCAGGAGGCATCACAGGCGAGGTGGTTGATGGGTCATTTCCTGGTCAAGAGCCAATCAAAACAATTGTTGCGGCCAGTGGTGAAACCCTACCCATTGTCAAACCCAAGAAGGTCAAAAAGGCCAAGAAGCTGGAGCCAAAACCAGCCAAAATACAGAAAATGGAGACGGACACTAAAACTAATGAAGAGGACAATGATGGAGATGATAGTTCCACTGCAG GTGACACTCCCAGGAGGAGGATAGCTACAGAGGAACAGGTCCACTTCCCTTTGCTCCATGG TTGGAGGAGGGAGATCCGGGTGAAGAAGACTGAGGACAGGCTGAAGGGGGAGACCTGGTACTACAGTCCCTGTGGAAGGAGGATGAAGCAGTTTCCTGAAGTCATTAAG TACCTGAACAGGCATCAAGACAGCCTGGTCACAAGGGAACACTTCAGCTTCAGCCCTCGCATGCCCGTAGGAGACTTCTACGAGGAGAAAGACACGCCAGAG GGAGTGCAGTGGGTTCTGTTGGCTAATGAGGAGGTGCCTTCCATGATCATGGCCATCACTGGTCGCCGCGGGCGGCCTCCAAATCCTGACAAGGAGAAGCCGAGATCTCGAGTTCGACGCACCAAGGTTGGACAGGTGCGACGTCCAGGCAGGCCCCCCAAGCCCAAGATGGTAGACCTGCTCAGCAAGGTAGACGCCCGGATGCTAAAGAAACTGGAGGCAAAGG AAGCACTTACTGATGAGGACAAAGAAAAGCTTGTAAAAATCAAGAAGAAATTGAAGAGAAAG GCAAGGATGAAAAGGAACGAAGATGCAAAGaacaagaaaataaaacaagagaagaagaaagccaAA cttgacaaagagaaagagaccaaGGAGCCAGAGGGAAATGCAGAGCTTGTAGATCAGGAGACCCCCCAGGCCCCTCAGCCGACCCCACAGCCTGCTCCAGATCCCAAGAAGCCCGGTCGCAAGAAGAGGGTGAAGGCTGAGGTGCCTGTGCCGGTGCCCGAGACTGACCAGGAGAGGCTGGCCCAGGGGAAGAGGGTGCTCGGGGCTCGGAGCAAGGCCAAAGCCCTGGCTAAGgcccaggcagaggcagaggctgcAGCCCAGGCTGCCCTGACAGCAaagaggcaggctgagaggagggcGCAGGCCCAGAgacggctggaggagaggaagaggcagcagATGATCCTGGACGAGCTTAAGAAGCCCGTTGAGGACATGTGTCTGACGGACCACCAG CCCCTTCCAGAGCTGTCTCGGATTCCTGGATTGGTTCTCTCTGGCCCAGCCTTCTCCCACTGTCTGACGGTGGTGGAATTCCTGCACAGCTACGGGAAGGTCCTGGGTCTAAACATCCCCAGTGATGTTCCTAGCCTCAGCACTCTGCAGGAGGGCCTTCTCGGACTGGGGGATAGCCAAGGGGAGGTCCAGGACCTTCTGCTGAAGCTGGTGGAAGCAGCACTCCACGACCCAGGCCTACCGCCTTTCTACCAG tCTGTGAAGATCCTGGGTGAGAAGCTTGTTGACCTGGAGCTGACTCGTAGCACAGTGTCAGAGGGGGCTCGGGTCTTCCTTGAAGCACACGGGTTTGACACTGAAGTGTGCACCAGTTTGCGCACCAAAACCTTCCACACCCTATCTCCAGACACCAAGGCTGCCATCTTGGGCTTCCTGGTGGAAGAGCTGAATGGCAGCAACATTGTTATAAG TGAGATTGACAACACACTGGAAAACATGGCTACCTACAGGAAAAACAAGTGGATCATCGAAGGGAAGCTGCGAAA gCTGAAGGCGGCGCTAGCACGGCGGACAGGCCGCTCTGAGGAGGAGCTGTGTCTGGAGGAGCGGAGGCGTAGCGCCCGGGTGGCCGAGGAGGAGAACCTCAGTCTGGAAGAGGGGAGTCCTCTGGAGCGAGGCAGCCGCCGCGCACGCAAGGAGGAGCCCAAACTCAGCGAC AGTGACAGCCCCTCCAACGCCACCATTCcagagctggagagacagatcGATAAGCTAACCAAG CGGCAGGTGTTTTTCCGCAAGAAGCTGCTCCAGTCATCCCACTCTCTTCGTGCTGTTTCTCTGGGCCAGGACCGCTTCAGGCGCAGGTACTGGGCCCTGCCCCACCTGGGGGGGGTCCTGGTCGAGGGTCCGGAGGAAATCCTGG TTTCAGAAGACATCCTGGTGGCAGATGTGCCCATCACTTTGGTGAAGAAGGAacccaaggtggaggagaagcccACTCCCAtcactcctccatcctcctcccctccccctcctgctcagtCCAAGACCACCTCCCCGGAGGAGGACCCCCTCCCCGGCACAGCCTCCCTCATGAGCAGCCCAAGGGGCCGTGGGCGCCCCCGCAAAATCAAGCCAGAGGTGGAGCTGCACCTCCGAACTGCCAAGATCCGTCGCCGTCGCCGTAGCAGCAagtctggaggtgaggaggggccgGCCGTAACCAAGGACACCAACGGAACACATGACCTCACACAGGCTGCCTTCCAAAACTGGCTCGGCCAATCGCAGGGGGCGGTGACCAACGGAACAAGCCCCACGACAGGGGAGCCTGTGGAAGGACGCCAAGCAGAAGACAGCGTGAAAGAGATGGCCCAGAAACAGGGACAGTGGTTTAACCTGCTGCCCAAAGAGCCATGTGACCCCAACTCTCTGACCGAACCCCAGACGCCAACCTCCACCAGCATCCCCCCCAAAGGCCCCCCTCAGCTGCCCAGCCACCTGCCTGCCCTGgctgctcctctcctgcag TCTGGCCCACAGCTGACAGGGCTGAACCCAGacgccccccccaaccctcagtTGGACACCATTCCTCCCCTCCAGGGGAATACCACTCCACCCCTTACTGCCACCCCAGCTCCTGCCCGACCGATccgcaggaggagaaggggcagCAGCCccgccaggagggggggggctcgaGGAGCCAGAGGGGGTGCAGCCAAGCGCCGCGGCCggccaccctccaccctcttccaGGAGATTGAACAGCAGTATTTCACCCAGCTTGTGGTCAAGCCCATCCCTGCAT CGATGGTGCGTGGCTGGTGGTGGATCAGGGACACAGAGGAGCTGGCTCTCACCCTGCGGGCCATGCACCCCCGGGGCATCAGGGAGAAGGTGCTCCACAAACACCTGGCCAAGCACATGGACTACCTGACCGACATGTGCACGCGCACAGTCAACG ACCCTGTCTTCcaggtgaaggtggaggagggggacgctCTGCTGGAGGCCTTGCAGCAGCCGTGGCAGGTGCAGGAACGTTCTCTGGAGACGGACATCAGTGCCCTCCGTTGGGTGGAGGACCTGGAGCAGAGGGTCATCACTGCAGACCTACACCTCAAA GTGGCTCCTCAGAGTGGCACAGATGGAAACACTGAGACACCAGCACCAGTAGCAGGATTCCAG CCCTACACGGCCCCGGAGCCTGACTCCACCCGTGACGACCTTCATTACTACGAGCACGACACTGATCCTCGCGACGATTGGATAGTGCGGACCAAGAAGGAGTGGTCAGACCTTCCACGCATCGCCACCCATCCTCTGGACCTGGCCGTGCTGCGGCTGGCCAACCTGGAGAGGAACATCGACAGACGCTACCTGAAGGAGCCCCTCTGGAACCTGGCCGAGGTGGTGCGCCTTGCCCCCCTCACGCCctcccccggagaggagtcaCACATGGATGTCATGAG TCTGGAAAGTGAGATCACCCCTAGACTCAGGACGTGGAGGCAGGCCCTGGACCGCTGCCGCAGCGCCCCCCAGATGTGCCTGTGTCTATTACAGCTGGAGAAGGCCATCGCCTGGGAGAGATCTGTGGTCAAAGTG ACGTGCCTGCTGTGCCGGAAGGGAGACAACGACGAGTACCTGCTGCTGTGTGACGGCTGTGACCGTGGCTGCCACATGTACTGCCTCAGACCCAAGGTCACCCAGGTCCCAGAGGGAGACTGGTTCTGTCCCACTTGCAGCTCCAAG GAGGACGATGAGTCGCAGCAGACCCAGCGCTCCTCCAAACACAGGACCCgggtgaagaagaggaggtaCGAGGACGGCAGCTCCGATGAAGAGACGGCGCCCAGGCGCGGTGCCGGCATGACCACGCGGCACAAGGAcggcccccctgcctcctcctcatcctcccgtTACTCAGGAGACGGAGGCAGCGGATACTCCCCCGCCAAACGCCGTCGCATGACGACCCGTAACCAGCCCGACCTCACCTACTGCGA GATCATCCTGATGGAAATGGAAGCTCACGCAGACGCCTGGCCCTTCCTGGAGCCTGTCAACCCACGCCTGGTGCCTGGCTACCGGCGCATCATCAAGACCCCCATGGACTTCCTCACCATGAGGGAGCGGCTGCTGCAGGGAGG GTACTGCAGCTGCGAGGAGTTTGCGGCGGACGCCCAGCTGGTGTTTAACAACTGTGAGCTCTTCAACGAGGACACCTCAGAGGTGGGCATGGCCGGACACTCCATGAGGCGCTTCTTTGAAAACCGCTGGGCGGAGTTCTATGAGAATAAGGACAAATGA